Genomic DNA from Felis catus isolate Fca126 chromosome E3, F.catus_Fca126_mat1.0, whole genome shotgun sequence:
tgaggcggggtggggggtcagATGAAGAAGTTTGGAGACCTTTGCGCCCGGCCAGGGACGGACGGGCGGCCCGGCAGCGTACCTGGCGCGGCGGGGCTCCCGGCTCTGGGCTCCGGCGACGGCGACTCCGGTGGTGGCCCCGGCTCCCGGCGCGGCTAGGCGCCCGTGCTGCCCGCCATCCCGCGGCTGCTGCTCCCCTTCGCCACCCGCAGCCGCCTCACACTTTTTGCCcgcctttcctttttttggtagAAAACCGCTCCCCGGGCCGAGCGCTCGGCGCGCCAACTCCTCCGCCCTCCCGCGGCCCGGCTCCCGCAGCCCCCGGAAAAGCCAGCTTTCCTCCCGCCGAGCTCCCCGCTTTTTAATAAAATCCAGGTAGCGCCGGTTTAAAGAATCCCAAATCTCCATATACAGCCCGGGATTGGAAAAGGTACATTACACAACCCCCCTTTCAAGTTCCTCTCGctggatctaaaaaaaaaaaaaaaaaaaaaaaaaaaagccagagggaggggggaggggggagggggcagctgggggaggggagtacTCTCCAGCGAAGAAACACGCATTGTTCCCGGgcgcccgcctcccccccccaggCCAGCCCCCGGCCGCCATCCATTGGCCGCGCGTACCGCCAATCACACGCATGTAAACACCTTGGCCCTCAGCCATTCCTATAAAACCAATTACGGACCTAGGGGCTccagcagtttccaggctccccACGGCGGGGCTGAATGATCAAAACTGGTGGTGAGAATTTTTCCCGGCCGTTTCTAGGcagccctccccctccaccaGCTCGaaccccccccttcctccctctcctccctcttcctaccCCCTCCCCCGGCGTCTAGGCTGAGTGATCAAAATAGAGGAAGATGGTTGTCGCCGCAATCCAGGGCTTTGCAAGGCGCGGTTTAATGGGCCGCCTGTCAGCTTCCTGCTCGCAGGAGGAGGTGACAAGCCGAGCGAGCCGGGAAGGGTCTGGGGCCCGGCGGGCAGCACCCCGCGCCCGGGCCCCGGCCCCCTACCTCCCCTGGGGCGCGCCTTCTAGAATGCGCGGTGGAGACGCCAAAACAGACAAGGgctgctttttcccttttttactcCCCCTTTTAAAACAAAGCAGCGATTCATTCCTTTTCCCCCAGCAGCGCGGTTGGGTGGGATGGGCAGGCGTGAAGGCCGTTTTCCTAGCCCCGGCCTGCGGGTCCCTCCCTGAAACCCTGTGTCAGATGGTTACTGATTAATATTTTGGAGAGGCCGCGGCGGCGGGTAGCGGGTGAGTCTCTAATCTTCTAAAAGGGGTTCCTATAGAAACGCGGGCCAGGGCGCACCCCCCGCTCGGCCCCGGCCGGGGCTGTGGCGCTTTGCACCGCGCGCCCTTCCCCAAAGCCTTTCTTTGCGTgggctctccccacccctcccccccaaaaaaaaaatcagagcagaaaaaagGATTAGATCGGCTGAGCGCGAACTGACTCCCTCTCGATTCTGACATTTCAGCCTATTAGCATTTCTCCACGGGGCCTTCTGAAACCTATTAAAGTGTAATATTAAAAACCTCTTGGCTGGGGGCCTCTCTCGCCTTCCATCCGCCGCGCCCCCTCCAGGGAGGGCGAGaccgggaaaaaaaaaatctgttgagcTCAGAGGAAGCAGAAGCCAAGCCCAAAAAGTGCTTGGCTGGCCGCGGCGGCcgaagggggaggggagcaccaATCCCCCAGactttgtacttttattttgcGCTTTCAGCAAAATCCTTTCTGAGTGGAGTCGCCGGGAGCTGCCCGCGGCAACCTACTTGGCTGCGGGCGCAAGGACTGCGGACGCGGTCGGAGGGGCCGCTCTGGGGGCCCCGCACCCTCTCTCTGCAGCCCCGCAGGGACCCATGCCCGGCTGGGCATTACGTACCCTCAAATGGAAGCTTGGAGGGGCAGAAATCCTTGCCGATCCTGCCTCGGAGAGCAACCGCGGTGAttagattttaattaaaacaagagAAGCCCGCTCTTTCGCCCTGCGCTGCGGACTCAGCGTTTTCGCATcgctggtgttttttttttttttttttttaaatccatttttaagcAACTTTTCTGGAGGGGGGAAAATGAGCTAGTTGGCGCCCGTccgttctattttcttttctccacttttAGAAGAAAACGGACGGGGAGGGGTAGGCTTGGAGAAAGCGAACTGGGGGTGtctaatttaattccagtataaatttgaggaaaaaagttCAGCCTCTTGAGGGCAGTTTCAAGTTGCCCTGCAGGAGCCTCTGCGCTGGTTTCGAGGCTGCCCTCTTTTGGAAGCTGGAGCTccgcagggggaggagggaggagtgagAAGTAAAGAAAGGAACGAAAATAGCCGGAGCCGAGGGGAACAGCGGCGGTGTCCGCGCGAAGGTCTCAGTGGCGGCCGGGGCGGCGGGAGGTTGCCGGTGCGGCCCCGGAACGGCCAGGAGCAAAGACGGAGAGGAGAGGGGGGTTAGAGAAAGGAGGTATTGTGTCTTGTGtgccttgggggagggggttgacTGCAGAAATAAATGCAGTTGAGCTGCGCGGGGCTGCTAGAAGCcaaggcagggggaaggggctgTGCGTGGGGGCGCAGCCCGGGTAGGCGCCTAGCATCCTTGAACCTTATCCGAAAGCCTTTGTGGGTCCCTAATAAGCCCTCCCACGCCTGAGCCCCCATCGTTTCCCCACCCCCCTGGTTGCCCTCCAATATTCGGAGCCCAGACCTTGATCCCCCACCCCATTATCCCCGCCCTTGATctggaatgttttgttttgttttaatcttcgTATAGCTCAAGCAAAATATATCTTGAGAAAGTTGAGGTGGGGAATACAAAGGACTTGAGGGGCGGAAAAAAACAAAGCcgatttttataaatgtttaatgttttcacCCCTGGATGCTCCAAGACGCCGTAATTGTGATGGCGGGGTATGTGTGCCATAAATCATTTAGTTGCTAATAAAAATTCTGCCTGTTTGCCCTGCATTTGCCAATGGCGTTTGCATTTTCCAAGTATGTGCCTTTCTCTGCGTGGCGATCCGAGCCTGCATTTCATTAGGGTCGAGGTTCGGGGCAGGCGAGACCTCCCCCCCCCTccgcctgccccctcctcctgggcctTTGTGGGCCCCAGCCCCCTCGTCGCGCCGCCCTCCCGGCACACACTCACACCCGCGGCCGCGCGGGTCGCCTCCGGAGCCCGGCCGGGCGCCGGGCCTAGGGACACGGAGGCAGCTGCTCCCGGGTCCTGGCCGCGGGGTGCGCAGGACGGCCTGCCAGCGCCGGCTCTCCGAGCGCGGCGTTCGTGGGGGCGCAGCGGGCCCCGCCGAGGAGCCGCCCGCCCCGGCCGATCGGTGCGCGCCCTAGTCCTTGCCGCCCCCTCGCCCCCTCGCCCCCGCCCGCCGGGCCCCGCGCCCCGGCGCCCCCGCAGTCGCTGGGTAAACAGCGGCCGGGAGCCatcttggggcgggggggggggtggggacggaTCCCAGGCCGAGTGGTGGGCGCAGCCGGGCTCCTTCGCAGACCCCCGCCGCCGGTCGTCGGGCACCTCTGGGGAATCCCTTGCCAAGCTTCGGGGTCTGCGGAAGCACCCTGCCCTCTCCGGCGGACCACACTGAGACGTCAAAGCCCGGCCGGGCGCCCTGCGCGGGGCGGGTAGGAGGCGCCCGGTCCGCGGTCCGCCAGGGTCTGGCCGCCATCTTccgcctcccccttctcccccccccccccccccccgccacataCTTGTGTTTACCCGGCGGGATCCTTGGCCAAAAAGTGTGTTGacgcagtgtgtgtgtgtgtgtgtgtgtgtgtgtgtgtgtgtgtgtgtgtgttttgtactGACTGGGCGGAAAATCGGCTGGAGGGGGGACCTCCTCGCAACTTGAACCTCAGTTCCCGGAGAGCCTGCCCAGGCCCGCGCTCTTGTCCACGGCCAGCCTGGGCCGCCGGAGCCGAGGCCTTTTGTGTGTTCTAGGCCTCCGGCTCCGTGCACGAGGCCCCACTGACAAAATTATTCCCCTTTGTTTTAAAACCAAAGGACAGGCCAACTTTGAGTCCGGTTCTCCTCGGCCGCGCCTTTGTCGTGGAGGCACAGCCCCGCGCCTTGGTCAACTCTGTTCTTTTCAAGGCTGAACCCGACTCTTTCTGGAACCCTGGTGTTGCTGGCCGCCTGAATACATTCTCCCCTTACCCTTCCCGGGAAGAAAATGGGCATCCTTTCGTAGGCGAAGACATACGAGCCACCACCACCCGTCTCCCCCAAACCGCCTTCCCGGTGGGGACCTCAGTTCCCTCGCTGTGCCAGCTTCTTGGTGAAAGGGACCTCGAGCGTTCGCCGGCCTCTGCCACCGGCTCGGGAAGCCCTGGCCGGATCTGGGGCTTAAAAGCGCCAGTTTTCCAGGTCCCGGGTCTGGCAACCAGGGAGCTCCCGGGCCCGGGCACCGCGAAAACCCGGAGAGGCTGCGCCCGGGACATCCATTCTCGCCATCCCTCTGGTGCTGCGACTGGCTCAGCCACGATTCGGCGCCGAGCCGAGGTTCAGCCAGCCCAGCCAAGAGGGGTCCCGACCCTCCAGGAAGACCAAGGACGCGGCGCCCAAGCCCGAACGCGGCAGGGACAAGAGCTCTGGGTGGGCAGAGCCAGGGCTGAAGCAGCAGGCTCGGCTCGGAGGATCCCGGCGCGTCTCGGCTCCGCCTCCGGCCCTGGCCGCTTTCCCCGGCCGGGTCGGGTCTTCCATTCCACTGTTTGTCTCGGAGAGGTCGGAGACGTGCTCGGTGCACAGGGGGCCGGATACGGCCATAAATCTTCATGCGAGACCTCCTTCCCGTCGCTCACACGCCGGTGCTCCTGGCCGCCCTGGCGTCCCGGGCTGCATTGGGTGCCCTGCTTTCCCCGCCATGGCCTGGGGTTCCCTGGAGCGGCGCGGGGAGTCAAGGCCGGAGCGTCCCCATTCGCCAAAGAGAGGGAACAGCCTCGCCCCGTTCTGTGCCACCGCCTTCCATCCCCGCGGTTGCTGGACCCTGAGGCTGCCCGGGCCTCACTGGATCTCCGCCTGGGGTAGGGGTACCCGGGGCCAGGCACTTACTCCTAGGAAGGTTCGTTGAGGCTGGAATGGGCACACGGCCACCTGCTTGAGCCCAACTCCCGCACCGTTAAGGGGTGATGCCAGGGTTAGGATCAGAGTGCCTTTTCAGATCTCAGCCAGCTGCTCCTCTCCGAAGACCCTGCTTTAATCCCACGCCATCGTTCTGCCCTCAAGAGTCCTCTGCAGGCGCACGATATAGGGGAGgtgggcttgtgtgtgtgtgtgtgtgtgtgtgtgtgtgtgtgtgtgtgtgcatgcgggATGAGGACCAAGCAGGGTGTCTGCGGTAGCCGGGCCCGGAGAGGGGCTCATGTACCTCCCCACCCCGCGCCAGCCCATTTCTCCCTTTATGCCAGGGATACCCTGGACTTTTTGCCTCCCAGTCAGCACCCCTATCCGCCACCAGCTTTGGCGTTTATAGCCGAACCATCGGGAAAGCAGGAATTGGTGGAGCGCTGGTGGCAGCCTGGTAGGGGTGGTGGTCTTTCTACCTGAGCAGTCACGGAGCACCCGGAGGGCAGACCCAGAGAAGGTGAATTTACGATAATAAGTCTTAATGTCACCAGCATTGTTTGTCTCTTTGCCAGGGAGGCGGGGAACAAGCCTTCTGGCGGGTACCTCGCATCAGCCGAGCAGAGCAGGCCGCGCGCCAGGTCGGGGACAATCACCTCCAAACGGTCTTTGCTCTTTGCTCGGGACTTCGGTGGGGACAGCCGAGAAAGGGGGAGGCCTTCACCCCCTCGTAGGCACCTCCCCCTCACCGTGCCAGTGACACAACTGCAACGGCCCGGGGCAGATGCCGGAGGTGGAAGGTTTGGAAACCTCGGCCCGAAACGATCTTACTGTGGGAGCTTCGCTCCTTCCTAGAATTTCTAGAAGCACATTCGGAAGGATCGCGAGGACTTCGGCAGGGCCCAGAGGAATGCGAGCGCTCGCCCCGCCGCCCGGGAGCGGATGAGGCTGCCCAGCCGCATTCCGGCCGTGCCTCCCCGCCTCGGCCCCGGCCCCCGCTGCGGCGCCCCAGGAAGCGTCTCCGAAAACAAAGCTCTGCGGTTTCAGCCCAAGGTTAAAGTCCACCACGAGcgtgttttttccccccctccgGAATCTGAGAGCGATAGCGTTTCTCCAAATAAACCGCCAATAAATCAGCTCCCGGGGCCGCCTGCTGAAGAGCTCTGCTGACCTTGGGGAGTGGTTTTCCTGCTCAGACCCCTCCGAGGACAGCGGTGGGGAGAGGGCCGCGGGGCCAGCcgcgcacccccccccctccagagAGAGGCGGAAGAGGGATGGCCAAGGGCATTTGTGGGCGGTTATTGTGGTACTTGTGTGCTCAGAGGGTAGGGGGAAGGTTTGGATTGGGGGGCGGTGGTTATCTGGGGGGGCTGGAAGCGCCTAGTTGGCAGGGGTTATTGTGGGTGCTGGTTGCTTTGGGGGAGGCTGACCGCCTGCCCATTAATTGCGTGGGCGCCCACACTGTtttaggcactgttctaggatGAACAAGGCATCTTTGGGGGCCTCCTTTGtctgggtgtgcctgggtgtAGTCTGCAGGCAAGTTTGTGCGGGTGTGACTAATGGATTTATGTATGTCAGTGCCAGGGTGACTAATGGAGGGCTTGGCAGCGCGTGTGGAGGGGAGTcagagccctgggggggggggctgccttcTGCCTGGTCTTTAGGGGTTCACTTAGGTTGCCAGTCTCCAGCTGTGTTGGGGCCTCTGAAGCCCGCCCCCGGACACCTCCCCGGCGGGCCTGTGTGCGTCCAGATCTCAGGAGCAAATTTCCACCGCAGCCCTGACCCCAGAGGtacctctgtcccctcctgccaCCCTGACCCGCTCTGCCCCTGCAGACCCAGGCCCGCCCATCCCCTTCCGTGGCAGAAAACTCCCAGTTTGCTTCTTTTCCAGTTTGGAGATTTCTTTTGATGCAAACTGGCCCCTGCGTCATGCCAGCTTTGACAGCCCCTCTGACTTTGGTACCGTAGtgcccatttaacagatgagaaccCCAAGGAGAAGGGACGACTCCCACGGCTAAGAAGTGGCAGCCATCTAAGCCAGGCAAGGAGATGGGATACAAATGGGGGGCCCCAGGCCTGACTGACCAGCTACGAGAACAGAGAACCAAGGGAACCACGCTAAGCCACCCTGCCGCCCCCTTTACAGCCCTTCCTCATCAATCCCCCAGGGGCGGGCGACAGAGGTCAGAGGTCGGTGGGAGTCCTTTTGACCTGGGGTAGGGAGCACATTCCACATTCCAGGGTTGGAGGGGGCCGGGTGGGGAGTTCAGGAGAGCCGGCCTTGGGTGCCCCATACCTGCTGTAGATTCTGGCTCAGGACGCACCTGGAGAATCATTCCCATCTCCCTCAGAGTCTGCTGGTTTCTGACACACCCCCCAATCTCTGAGTGCTCCAATAGGTGTTCTTGCTGCTGCTTGCACACGCCATCTGTCCTCTGCGTCTGTGCCCGGGTCAGAGACACACTAGTCCAAAGGGTCCCTGCAACCCAGAGATATGGGGTGATcttcctaaggtcacacagtctGGGTAGCAACAAGCAAGCCAAACAGGTTTCTGCCCAGCTCTCAGCCTTCCGTGCTCCTCACTGGTGCTCCATGACCCTTGGTGGCATctccagggaggggacagcagcaCCTTCTTCCCAGGTCTCCTGGGAGTGGCTCCCAGGacctctatctctgtctcttttttacaCGCacttgcgtgcacacacacacacacacacacacacacacacacacacactgggtctctcttcacctccctcctcccttttttttttttttttattcttctttggcattttctttcaagcagaaaataaaaacatttcccatGGCTACAGCTTTGAaagcttccctctcctctctgcctttctctcgcccccacccccatgtggATCCATTTCTAGAGTCAGCATAAAGTCGAAAACAAACCCTGAAGATCAAACTTGACAGGcgcccccttcctgcctctctccactTTCTCCGCGTGTGTTGGCCTGTCTCCACCCTGGAGATGAGTGGGAGGCAGCACCCAACACACACGCGTGCACTCCCACACCTTCTGTGGCCACAGGGAGTCTCTTAAGAATCTTCTAGAGCCACCCCTGCCAGAAAGGCGTGCTCACTCAGTTCCTTCTGCCGGAAGTTCCTGGTGCTCCCTCACACTCCCCTTTCCAACCCTGCTCACCTGGCCCGGCTCCATCCAGCCCTCCTGTTGGGGGCCATCTGCTGTGGGTTGATtaccccccaaattcctatgttcgGGTCCTAGCCCCAGTACCTCAAAgcgtgaccttgtttggaaacagTGTCCTTGCAGATATAAGTGGTTAAGGTGAGGTCATCCTagagtagggtgggcccctaatccagtATTCCCCGGGCCCTTATATAAGGAGTCACAGACAGATACAGAGGGAAGGCTAAAAAGACTAGAGACGGCCGGCCATCCGTGAGACAAAGGGAGAGGCCTGAACCAGACGCCCTCACAGTCCCTAAAGGAAGCCACTCTGCCCacaccttgaccttgggcttctggcctccaggactgaGAGACCGTGAATTTCGGTTGTTTCAGCCACCCACGTTGTGGTCCTTTGTCGCGGCGGCCCCAGCGCACTTATACACCATCCCACGTTTAAGTGCCCACAGGAGTCAGGCACGAAAGAAAGGAGCAAAAGTCAGAAAGCATCTAGAGAGGGCAATTTGTCACAGTCCCGGCCAGTGGTCCCCAAGGGTACCAGATCTTCCGCGGTGCGGGGCAAGCCGGTGTGTCCGTTAGAACGAGGTAGGTTATCCCGCAGTGACAAAAATCCCCACCATCTCAAAGGCTGAGCGCAACGCATACAAATCTATTCTCCCTGACGGGTTGTTTGCTCTGAGCCTAGGCGATGCTCCAGGGCAGCTGACCTCCATGTGGCCCCCAAGCACTTAGATTCAATTCACCTCGATCTGAGACAATCACAGGGAAGGGAGGGTCACCGCACTGGGGTTTTATTGCCAGAGCCCAGAAATGTTACACGCTGCTGCCCACCCACGTGACCACACCCAACTCAATGGTGCTGGAAGGTGGCCGCCCCCACCGTCCCCCGTgcccaggaaggagaggaaaaccaAAGACAGGTGAGCACAGGTGATGTCCACCACAGCTGGAACAGGACATCTCCCTatctgttaacttttttttttaagattttatttggggggcgcctgggtggctccgttggttaggcgtccaactttggctcaggtcatgatctcgcagtccgtgagttcgagccccgcgtcgggctctgtgctgacagctcagagcctggagcctgctttggagtctgcatctccctctccctctgccccctcactcctactctgtctctctcaaactaataaatacacaaaacttgtggtaaaatatacatggcATGAAGTTTGCCACCTTAACGATTTATGAGCGCAGAGCTCGGTGGCATTAAGTCCATTCCCCTTCTCTGCAGCCGCCGCCACCATCCACCGCCGCAACTTTTTCATCTCAAGCCGAAACTCCATCCCCATGAATGAAGCagttcccaccccctcccccagcccccctggCACCCACCCTCCGGCTTTGTGTCTCTGTGAACTTGACTCCCCTGAATGCCCCACGTAAGCGGAATCCTGtgcgtctggcttatttcacttagtataatgtcttcgAGGTTCGTCCGTGTTGAAGCAGGTGCCAGAActgccttcctttttaaggaataATATCCCCACTGTACGGCTAggaccacattttgtgtatccgtTCATCTGCGGATGGACACGTGGGTTCCACCTTTTGGCTCCTGCGAGCAGTGCCGCTGCAAACAAATTTCCCTTCGAGTCCCCGCTTCTAGTTCTTTGGGGTGTAAACCCAGAAAAGGAATTACGGATCATGTGGTATGTTTATGTTTGCTATTTGGAGGAACCTCCGTAGCGTTTTCCATAGCGAACGCGCCGTCTTACGTTCCCACCGACAACGCACAGGGTTCCGAGTTCTTCGCGTCCTCTCCAACGCTTGTCGTCGTATATGCAggttgtgtttttggtttttaactcGCCATCCTAAcgggtgtgcagtggtatctcactgtggtttggatttgcatttccctaatgattacgGGTGGTGAGCATCGTTTTGTGCGCTCATtagccatttgtagatcttcagAGGAATGTCCGTGCAAGTTTGcctgtttttaatgattttttcttttttaagtttattaatttcgagaaagagcacgagcgggggaggagcggggggggggggagagaatcccaagcaggctccatgctgtcagcacagagcccgacgcagggttcgaactcaggaacctcgagatcctgacctgaggggaagtcatatgctcaaccgactgagccacccaggcgccacccccgcccccacccccgtttcaaatgtttttaatcgttgtttgctttgtttctgtccTTGGCACTATTTTTAACACTGTGCTGACCAAAATGAAACACTCTGGTAGGCCGCCCGCTGGTCCCTGGTTTGCCAGCCTCAAGGAGATTGTGCTCTGATTGTCCCAGGCGGTCCCTGCACTTCTAGTGGTTAATGTTTTCCTGGGGCCACACACTCCAGTTTGTTTAACAAGTACTCACCCGGTCAAGTGGGAAACAGGGTGGCCCAGAGTCCTGCCCGCAGGGAGCTCACAGTCCAGGGAGTGGGACAGTTGGTCAGCAAAGAACCGTTAAGTGTGGCGAGCACAGGACAAGGAGGAACAGGGGGCCCCGGAGCAGCACAGGGGCCAGACCAGATAGGGTCTCGGtctagaggaggaaacagatgtAAGTACTTGGtacccaaccttttttttttttttttgatgtttatttatttttgagagagggagagagacagagtgtgagtggggaaaggggcagagagagagggagacacagaatccgaagcaggctccaggctctgagctgtcagcacagaacccgacgcggggctcgaactcacggaccgtgagatcatgacctgagcccaagccagacagatgcttaacaactgaacCCCCAGGTGCCCAGTATCCGACcatgttaaataaaatactagggTCCACAGCTTGAAAGGCCAGAAATAGAACAGCGGCAGGCACGGATGGaccaggcgcccccctttctccctccctacctctccccTCACTCTCCCCCAACGcctccattttccttcccttgccaTTGGCCTTACTCTCTCCTTGGAGCACCGGCTTTGTCTGTGGGGTGGGATATGGCCAACCTCAGATCTGCAGCAAGAAAGAGGCAGTTCCCCAAAGGGATGTGGTGAGAGTTGATAGAAACAGGACTAGAGCCGGGCAGAACGCAGACTGTAGTGCGCCCTCTACCCAACGAGCTCTCCTCCAGGGGCAAGGACGAATCAGACCTGAGGGATGGCCGATGCACAGATTTATCCCGAGGCAGAACGTCACCGAAGGTCACCCCAGCGTCCCAACGGCCACCGACCTTgtgctccttctcctccccttcccctccccctctcctgggtTCTGCCGACTCTGCCGCCTACTTGAGGAGTGACATTTGCAAAGTCACTTCCCTGTCTCAGCCTCAGTTTGCCCGTtgacccctcccccgctttctctGTGGCGCCCGACACCCTGCCCGCACCAGCACACCCGGGCCACCGTTCCAGTCCCGGATGATCAAATACCACACTATGGGACACGGGGCCCGGCCTTCCCGAGTGGCCGTTCTGACACGCTATAACCCCTGACAATGGCCACACAGAGTCTTCCTGCTCCAGCGCGACCGTGACATTCCTCCCATTCCAGGTGCGTGGTCCTCTAACAAGATGCGCGCAAGTGACGCCACGTGGCTTCCGAGCGAGGTCAGAAGAGGAGACACCAGGCTCACGTGGAACCCTGAGCCAGCAGGTGAGAAGCTGGACTGCCCGAGGCCACCACGCACTTAGGAAGCTCCACCCACATGCTGAGGCCCCCAGTAGTCTCTCCAGGGGACAGAAGGCTCTGCTCAGGGCACGCCCACAGCCAGCATCCACTGCCGACACGTGTGAGCAGAAAGGAGCCTCCTCAGAGCTATGTGAGCGAGGCCTGGGAGCTCCGTGACGGCCCAGGTCACGCGCGGGGGTGCTGAGCTGGGACTGGAACTCAGTTCTAttcacccccccacccagccGCCCGGCCGCCCTCCTTGGTGGGTGCTTGAATGACCACAGAAGAAAACGGTCTGGACTGTGGAGCCAGCCACCCATTTGCGATGTTGGCAAAGCcgcttccctctctgagcctcagtttgcctgtctgtgaaatggggctaatgTACTCCTTTCCCGGGATCAGAGGGGAGGGCGGGTGCATGCCTATGCTGAGTGTGCAGATGGTGACCGATGCCCTCATCTTTCTGAACACCGGCAGGTGTTCTGATAGCCAAGGGGGCCTGGGAGCCCATGCGGCAGGGTGACCGCCACCTCACTCCCTCCGGAGGCTGGTGATGGCGGGGTACCgggcaggtgctcaggaaaggATGGCTTCACAGCTGGGCTGTGGCCAGCCCAGTCCCCAAGCCACTGCCCCGACGCTTCTTGAGCAGGACAGGACCGAAGCCAGCTGCAC
This window encodes:
- the LOC123382663 gene encoding uncharacterized protein LOC123382663, producing MAGPLVAPPSRHTLTPAAARVASGARPGAGPRDTEAAAPGSWPRGAQDGLPAPALRARRSWGRSGPRRGAARPGRSASGSVHEAPLTKLFPFVLKPKDRPTLSPVLLGRAFVVEAQPRALVNSVLFKAEPDSFWNPGVAGRLNTFSPYPSREENGHPFVGEDIRATTTRLPQTAFPVGTSVPSLCQLLGERDLERSPASATGSGSPGRIWGLKAPVFQVPGLATRELPGPGTAKTRRGCARDIHSRHPSGAATGSATIRRRAEVQPAQPRGVPTLQEDQGRGAQARTRQGQELWVGRARAEAAGSARRIPARLGSASGPGRFPRPGRVFHSTVCLGEVGDVLGAQGAGYGHKSSCETSFPSLTRRCSWPPWRPGLHWVPCFPRHGLGFPGAARGVKAGASPFAKEREQPRPVLCHRLPSPRLLDPEAARASLDLRLGEAGNKPSGGYLASAEQSRPRARSGTITSKRSLLFARDFGGDSRERGRPSPPRRHLPLTVPVTQLQRPGADAGGGRFGNLGPKRSYCGSFAPS